The Aerococcus christensenii genome segment TACCATCTTTATCACGATAACGAATCTGTGCACGTCTGGCTTGAAAATCAATACAGTTTGAACAAGAAGAAATTTCACGATAAGTATCTTGGTTAGGCATCCAAACTTCTAAATCGTAAGTCTTAGAAGCAGAGAAGCCCATATCTCCTGTACATAGAACAATACGACGATAAGGAAGGCCCAATTTTTCAAGAATGTTTTCTCCATTTTTTGTCATCGATTCTAATTCTTCAAAAGATTGATCAGGACGTGCAATTTTAACCATTTCTACCTTATTGAATTGATGCATCCGAATCAAACCTCTCGTATCACGGCCTGCTGAACCTGCTTCTGAACGGAAGCATGGAGATAAGGCAGTTACCTTAATAGGAAGATCTTCATAATTAAGAATTTCATTAGCAAAATAGTTAGTGAGAGGCACTTCTGCGGTTGGAATTAAAGTAAGGTCTTGACCTTCATTGGTAATTTGATAAACATCTTCTGTAAATTTAGGAAATTGACCTGTTCCATACATTGCTTGGTCATTTACCAAGTAAGGCGTAATCATTTCTAAATAACCTTCTGCTTGGTGTTGGTCTAACATAAAGTTATAAACCGCTCTTTCCAAACGTGCTCCTAGTCCCTTGTAATAAACAAAGCGGGCTCCAGAAACTTTTGCCCCTGCTTCAAAATCTAAAATATCAAGAGCTTCCCCGATATCCCAGTGAGCTTTAATTTCAAAAGGAAATTTTCGAGGTTCTCCATGACGGTGAATTTCAACATTTTCATTTTCATCTTCTCCTACAGGAACACCTTCTGCAGGTAAGTTTGGAATACGAGCTAGCCGATCATGTTGTTCTTGATTTACTCCTTTAAGTTCTTCATCTAGGACTTTTACTTTTTGACCTAAAGCTTGCATTTCCTTAATTTTATCATCTGCGTTTTCTTTATTCCGCTTTAATTGACCGATAGTATCAGAAACGACATTTCTTTCTTGTTTTAATTGTTCGGTCTGAGCAATTAATTCCCGCCGTTTTTCATCTAAATCCTTAATCGTTTCAAGCTCTTCTTTAACAACTCCACGATTTTGTTCTTTTTGCAAAGTTTCTTCAAATTGATCTCTTAATAAACGTACATCAATCATCCTATATCCTCCTTAATTTCGAACCTTTTAAGAAATAAAAAAAGCCATTTCATCCCTCTATAAGGGACGAAATGGCTCTTTAATCTTTTTTTCGCGGTACCACCCTGATTCAAGACAATCAATTTGTCTTGCACTCACAGATAACGGTTGTTAGCCGGCAATATTCCTTGATAAAATCAAATTTATAAGCAAATTATTGTGTGGATTCCCTACCTCCTTTTACTTACTTTCACCAACCGTAAGCTCTCTAAAAAAAGAAATAATAGGTACTTGTCACAACTTTTCTTTATAGTATGTGGTTACATTTTATAAAGAATTATAAGAAGTGTCAATAGCTCTTTCATGTAATTCTTCTTATAAAAAAACAAGCAGGAATTTTATATCTGCTTGCTCTTAAAAACTTATTCAATGATTAATTCTGTTTCAAGTTCTGGAGAATGTGCCAAAGTATCTCTTACAGGACAAGTATGATCAACAAATTCAATAAATTCTTCAATTTCTTCTTTTGTATTATCTGCTTGGATATGGTAAGTCGTCTTAATAACCCCTAATCCAATTTTAGCATTTGGATTTGTTCCTCTAAAGCCATCTACATCTAAAGTTCCTTCAATTGTTAAAGAAGCTTTTTGGATATTCATATGATGAGCTTTCGCAAAAGCTTGAATCACAATAGCTTTGCATCCACCTAAAGCAGAAAGTAAAGCTTCAATTGGGTTCATTCCTTTGTTGCTTCCTCCACTTGCAACAGGTTCATCCATTACAAATGTAAAGTCTCTAACTTGACTATGCACTTCCATACCTTTAACTACATCAACAACTGCCTTAAATGTTTTGTCTGTCATAAGAATTCCTTTCTTTCTACACGTTCCTATACTTTAAATTATAACGATTCCGTTACGCGCTGTAAAGGCTTACATGCTATTTGATATATACTCTTTGCAAAGAAATTAAAAAGATTCTTTTTAAGGACCTTTTACCCGTATGCTATTTTATATCGGAACCAACTCATAATAAATTGAATGGTTTCATGAACTTTTCGTGTGATTTGAACACCTAAACTGACAGCTTTTACTTCCTCTGTTGGCGAAAGGGGAGCTTTTAGAAATTTTTGGCCGTTAATATTTTCATAGAAAGAAAGATGCAACCGCTCATCTGCTACTTTTTTGTCCATTACTAAAGGGGCTTTAATTTCTAATTGCCCTTCTGTATTGTATTGCACAGAATTTTCAAAATCTGACCAAACATTAACATCTTCTGAATGTTTTTTAGGGAGAAAACAAGCAACGTCTCTTTGATATTGCAATCGCGTAATCACTTTATTCCCACCATACACACTAACCGGATGACCTTCATTATAAAAAGAACCTTCTTTAGCAAATCTCGTCCAAACTAGATGATTCTCTAAGCTTTTTAATAATTTCTTGGTCCCTAAAAAACGTTCCTTATCTGAAGGCGCTCCAAGTGTCACAGCAATAATAGACTGCTGATTCATTCTAAAAGTAGCTACTAAACAAGCTCCTGCCTTTTCTTCAGTTCCTGTCTTTAAGCCCGTGACTTGTTTTGTTTCATACTTCATTCCTGGCAACAACTGATTCGAATTTTGAAGTGGATAAACAATCTGATCACTCACTTTAAAATTTTTATCAGTAATTTGAGCTCGACGTTGAACATCTGGATAATCCGTTAATAAATGCTGAACCAAAACAGCGATAGATCGCGCTGATAATTGATTTTCCGCTTTAGGAGAGACCCCTTCCTTTCCTCCATCCATTCGAAGTCCTGAATGCAATCCACTCGCTGAAACCAGTTGATAATCTGAAATATGAAGCTCTTTTAATTTATTTTCCATTAATTGAATAAATTGATCCTCAGACCCAGCAATTTTTTCAGCTAAAGCTACTGTAGCAGAATTAGCAGAAGCAATAATGATAGCATCTAACAATTGATCCACCGTATAATAATCATCTCCTGCTTGCAGCGGAACATTAGATAACCCTTCTGCTCTGGAATGTGCCGCTACTTCAGGAGAAATAGAAACTTTACTATCTAACTGTAACTTATCATTAGCTAAATAATCGTAAATAACATATAAAGATAATAACTTTGTTAGTGACGCTATACCATGTAATTGATCAGCTTGTTTTTCATAAAGGATCTGACCTGTCTGTTGATTTATCACTATTCCCGTTTGAAAAGGGAATTGATAGGTTTGATCTAATTGTTCAGAAAAATTTTGAAGAGAAATCTCTTCAGCTTTTGCTTCTTGTGGAATTATCCCAAAAAAGGAAGAAAGAATTAAACAAGGAAAAATCCATTTTTTTAAAATTTCTTTATTTCGTCTCTTTTTCACTGAATTTTTCCTCCTTCTCTTCTTGTTTTTTAGGAATCTCGAAACTAAAACGTGTAACCCCCTGATCCGATTGAACCCAAATTTTACCATGGTGCAAACGAACAATACTTTCCGAAATCGCCAACCCTAATCCACTTCCTTTGGTGGTACGTGAAGGATCCACACGATAAAAGCGTTGGAAGAGATTATCTAAAGCTTCTTTAGGAATTTGCGTACCGTCATTAGCAATCGTAAATTTTACCTTCTCTTTCTGGTCTTCTAATATTAAACAAATATACTGGCCTTCCCCTCCATATTTGATAGCATTGGTAATTAAATTTGAAAACACACGGACAATTTTTTCGGGATCTACTTCTACCATTACTTCATCTACTTCAGGAAGTTTTAAAATCATTTTTCGCCCCACTTCACTCGCTTCTAACTCAAACTCAACGCTCAATTGTTCAAGCAAGCGCACAACATTCGTGTTCACTGGATGAATAGTTGAATTTACTTGACTAACTTTCGTATATTCAAACAAATCCTCTACCATTTTTTGCATTTGAAGAGCTTTTGTATAACTGATTTTGACATATTTCTTCATTTGATCAACATCTTGACATTGTTCATTCTCAATCAATCCTAAATAGCCAATGATAGAAGTGAGGGGGGTACGAATATCATGACTCATGTTTCCAATCAATTCATCTTTAGATTCTTCAGAACGCCTTTCTTCTTCCATTGCTTTTACTGTAGAGTTCACCAATCGATTAATACTAGAAACAATCGGCTCCATGGATGTCATATGATTCGTAGAAATTTTATGATTATAGTTTCCTTGAGCAATGTAGTGTAATTCTTCTAAAATAAATCCCAGCTGAATCGCCCGATTTCTTTTGTACACTCTCCACATCACCAAAAGACAGCCAGCAATCAAATATAAAATAGTAAAGATAATAATAAAGTACTGCCGATATCTAGGGAAAGCTATCAACCACGCTGGATTATTTAAAAGTAATTGAGGATAAATATATTCTGTTATGGAAATAAACACAAATATAAATCCAAAATAACCAATCACCAAAAAGGCCAATACGGCGATTGTTTCAAAAAATAGCTCCGTAAAAATTCGCAATTGACGATTAGAGAGCACATTCTTTTTTATTTTTTTCAATACGCCCATTTCCCTAGCTTATCCTCCTTCATTATTCGCTAGTCCTGAGAATGGTCAGAAATTTTATAGCCTACTCCCCACACCGTAGAAATAACCTTATCTCCGCCTGTAGCACTCTCAATTTTATCTCTTAGATGGCTAACGTGAACCATAACTGTCTTGGCAGAAACCACTGATTCTTGTTGCCAAACTCTTTCAAAAATTTCATCAGCTGAAAAGACTTTATTCGGATGACAAGCTAATAAATATAAAATACCAAACTCAAGAGCTGTTAACTGAATAGTTTGTCCGTCTATCGTTTTCACTTCATGTGAATTCTTGTAAATCACCAAAGGTCCTATTTCAATAATATCGCCGTTATTGGGATCATTGGCTTTTGAACGTCGCAATAAGGATTTTACACGCGCCATCACTTCCAAAGGATTAAAAGGTTTGGTGACATAATCATCTGCTCCTGTCGTTAATCCTGAAATTTTATCCATATCCTCTGATTTGGCACTTAATAAAAGAATGGGTGTCTCTACTTCTCGACTTCTTAATTCTTTGACAACCGTTAAGCCGTCTTTGTCCGGCATCATAATATCTAAAATGATCACGGCAATATCTGGATTTTCGCTAATTTTCTTCAAAGCTTCCTCTCCATCGAAAGCCTGAACTACTTCATAATTTTCATTCATAGAATAAATCGTTAATAATTCAACAATTTCTTTATCGTCATCTACAATAAGTATCTTCACAAGGATACCCCCTTTTCTTACTTATAAATTACTGTCATACTCGTTTCTATTCTACCAAATCTTATCAAAAAGGCGGACTTGTTCGCTCTAAAATCTCTTTAAGAATTGCTTAAAATCAATATTCTCCATTTAAAATAGTCTGTGAGATGTTTAAACTTTGCTAAAATTGAAAGGAAACTTTTTAAAAACTCACCAAGCGTGGTAGTATTAAAACAGCATCTTAAGACACAAGAGGAGTAATCGTATGACTACAGCATATCATTCAGTATCTCTCACTGACGAAGAACACAATCATTTTGTAGAAAATCATCCAAACGGAGACTTATTACAACTTACCGACTGGGCACAAGCTAAAGCTTTTACAGGCTGGCATTACAAAAAAATTGCTATAGCAGATTGCAAAGAACAAGTGCAAGGTGTCTCTCTTCTTTTGTTTAAAGCAATTAAAGGAACTCCTTGGACTTTCGCCTACGCTTCTAAGGGCTTTGTTGTCGATTATAACAACCATGAAGCAGTCATTGCCTTGAGGAATGCAGCGATTGAAGTAGCTAAGGAAGAAAAAGCAATCTATCTCAAAATCGATCCTGACCTCCAAAGAGAAGGAAGCGAAAATATTCTCAAATTTTTAACTTCTATTGGTTTTCATCATACAGGATTTAAAGATGGAATGAACGAGCAATACATCCAGCCTCGTCAAACCATGTATACCCCTATTGACAAAAATGATGATGATTTATTAGCTTCTTATGATACAAAAGCGCGTAATCTTGTAAGAAAGGCACTGAAATCAGGATTAGAAACACAAAAAGCTAGTGGGGAATCTCTGGATGTTTTTGCTCAACTGATGCAAACCACAGGGGAAAGAGACGGATTCGCAACAAGAAATATCACTTACTTCCAATCTATTTATGAAAAGCTCCATCCTAATGGGCATATGGATTATTTTTTAATCCGTTTAATGCCTAATCAAATGGCCCAAAAAGCAGAAGAAGAACTTGCTTCTATTCAAAAAGATTTAGAAAAAGTAAGTCAAAAAAAAGACAGTAAAAAGAAAGAAAATCAACTCAAAGAACTCTCTACTCGTCAAAACAAAACAAAGCAATTAATTGCGGATGCACATGACTTACAAGAAAAATATCCAGAAGGACTCCCTCTATCCGGAGCCTTACTCGGTTTCTGTGGTCAAAAATGTTACTATTTATACGCAGCATCAAGCAATGCTTATCGTACTTTAAATCCTAATTATCAATTACAATATGATATGATGCGCTATGCACGAAACAAAGGGGCCAAAACATATGACTTTGGTGGAGTAAGTGTTAACCCTTCACCTGATTCTCCCTATTTGGGCTTATGGCTCTTTAAAAAAATGTGGGGAACTAAGGTTTCAGATAAAATAGGGGAATTCGACTATGTACTGAATAAACCTCTTTACTTCCTTATGACGTTTGCGTTTCCTCGTATTCGTCACTTTAAACAACATCTTTACAGTAAAAAATAAATTAAAAAGGAGAGTTAACTTTAGGAAGCTAACTCTCCTTTTCTATTATTAAAATTTCGGCTTACTCCATTTCTTCTGAAGGAAATACCGAACCAAAAAGGCAAGAGCAGCGATGAAGAAATACAGAGACGGTGTTAACATCGGATTAAAAATTGGCGGAAGAAAAGTAACTACCAAACTCAGTAAAAAAATCCATCCTCCAATCACAGCCATCGAAACAAAAACATAACGAATAAATCCTGCTTTTGTACATTCTGAATTCATTTTTTTACTGTACCGTGCCATAAGAGTCATCGCTAATCCTCCCATAAAGAAGTTGATGATTAAAGCCCCTAGTCCTAATGTCAATCCATTAGAAGCTTGTCCATTTGCTAAAAGTTCCATTAAACCTGCAATAGCGCTAAATAATCCTCCAACAAATAAAGCATTGTCTCCCCACATTTGAAGAAATCTTGGTGGAGCCATTTCTTCCTTCGTCGGTGATTTTTCTAGAACTTCAGCATAATAATAAGGCGTTCCAAATAGTTGTTGGGATGTTTTTCCTAAAGGTTGCCCTTCAATAAGTTGACCAATGACTTCATGAAGAACGATCTCTTTATTACGTCCTCTTAAGTTTTTATCTGCGATCGCTTTTTCAAATTGAAACACAAATTCTTCATTTCGTTTCGTTAATTGCGGACGCCATTCTTCTATTTCCTGTTGAATTTTTTCTAATTGTACTTCTTCTTGTTCTTGATTTTTATTAGCCACCTTGACGCCTCCTTAAACATTGAAACGGAACAGCATAATATCGCCATCTTTAACTTCATAATCTTTACCTTCTGAACGATATTTTCCTGCTTCCTTGCAAGCTTGCATACTTCCATATTCCATTAAGTCTGTATAGTGAACCGTTTCTGCACGGATAAATCCCCGTTCGAAATCTGAGTGAATCACACCTGCTGCTTGAGGAGCTCGCATTCCTTTTTTGAAAGTCCAAGCCCGTACTTCTTTTTCGCCAGCTGTAAAGTAAGTTGCCAGTCCAAGTAAAGTATAAGCTTTTTGAATCAGAACATCTAACCCAGACTGACTCATTCCCAAATCATCTAAGAACATCTGGCGTTCTTCATCTTCCATCGTTGCTAAATCTTCTTCTAATTTCGCACAAACAACGACAACTTCTGCGCCTTCTTTATCTGCAATTTCTTGCACTTGACGAACATAATCATTGTCTCCGTTTGCTGCATCTTCTTCTGAAACATTCGCTACATAAAGTACTGGTTTCATTGTTAATAGAAAAAGTTGTTTAACAACTACCATTTCTTCATCCGTTAATTCCACACTACGCGAAGGCTGACCAGCTTCTAAGGCTTCTTTTAATTTGGAAAGAGCATCAGCTTCTACAACAGCTTCATGTGCTTTAGATTTCGCTACTTTAACCGCTTTTTCGTAGCGTTTATTGACACTTTCTAAATCAGCTAAGATTAATTCCAAATTAATTGTTTCAATATCATCTTGTGGATTAACATCACCTGAAACATGAGTAATATTCCCATCTTTAAAACATCTTACCACATGACAAATAGCATCCACTTGGCGAATGTTGGCTAAAAATTTATTGCCTAGTCCTTCTCCCTTACTAGCACCTTTAACAATCCCCGCAATGTCTGTAAACTCAAAAGTCGTTGGAACTGTCTTTTTAGGATGAACTAATTCCGTAATTTTTATCAAGCGTTCATCAGGGACTTCTACTACCCCTACATTAGGATCAATTGTTGCAAAAGGATAATTAGCAGCTTCTACTTGAGATTTGGTAATAGCGTTAAAAAGCGTAGACTTTCCTACATTTGGGAGCCCAACAATTCCAGCGGTTAATGACATAATTTCTTCACACTTTCTCTCTTATTCTTACTCAGGGAATTTCCCTCTTACTTTATTATTTGATTAGGTTCCAATCTTTCTTCTAAAACACGTTTCATTTTCTTTTCAAATTCACGTCTCGGCATCATAACCGATTGGGCGCACCCTTGACATTTCATACGAATGTCAGCCCCCATTCGAATAATTTGCCAGGCATTTGTTTTGCAAGGATGTGGCTTTTTCATTTCTACAATATCATAAAGAGTATAATTCTTATTAACCATTTTATCCCTCTCAATCTTCAAATCGAATATCAAGAAGATCCAAAATTCGGGTTAAATCTTCTTGCGATAAATACTCAATTTCAATTCTTCCCGCCTGACCCTTAGGTTTGATTTGAACATTCGTTCCAAATTTATCCATTAAGTGTTCTTCACCGATTAAGAGATATTTTGGCTTTTCTTCTTTTATCATTTTAACTTTAGGTGCTGCTTGAACAGGTTCATTAAGATTTTGAACAAGTTTTTCTAATTGCCGAACGGTTATCCCTTCATTAACAACCTTATGCGCTAATTTAACTTGCTCTTTCGCGTTTTTAACACCTAAAAGCGTACGTGCTTGACCCATAGACAATTGCCCTTTTTGTAAATAATTTTTTACTTCTTCACTAAGATCTAATAAGCGCACATAATTTGCAACATGAGCTCGACTTTTTCCTAATCGCTGAGCAGCCTCTGCTTGAGTAAGATGCAAGGCACTCATTAAATTTTTATAGGCATGTGCTTCTTCTAAAGGGGTTAAATCTTCCCGTTGTAAATTTTCGATAATAGCGGTTTCAATCATTTGCTCATCGGTCATATCACAAATAATCGATGGAATAGTCTCCAAACCTGCTAACTTGCTTGCCCGATACCGTCTTTCTCCGGCAATTATTTCATATCCTTTAATCGCAGAGCGTCGGACAATAATTGGCTGTAAGACCCCTTGTTGAGTAATAGAATCTGCTAATTCTTTTAAACTTTCCTGATCAAAATGCGTCCGTGGTTGATATGGGTTTGGGCGAATTTCTGCCAATAAAAGAGAACTCACTTTTTGATCATTTGAGGCAACTTCTTTTTTTTCTTCAAAACTATTTTTAATTTCTGTTTCAATAGATTGATTTGAAGAATTACTTAAGTTAGATGCTTCTTCACTGACAGAATCTTTCTGTAGTAAGGGCGAATCACTAGGGAAAAGTGCTCCAATGCCTTTTCCTAACCCTCGCATTTTTTTATTGGTCATTCTCTAGCACTTCCTTTGCTAACTGGAGATAAACTTTTGCTCCCCGTGAACTCATATCGTAATCAATAATAGATAATCCATAAGAAGGTGCCTCTGACAATCGAACATTTCTTGGAATTAAAGTTTCATAAACTTTATCGCCAAAATATTTTTTGACTTCTCCAACTACTTCATTACTCAAATTTGTCCTCGCATCAAACATAGTCATGAGGACACCTTCAATTTTTAACGAAGAATTAAAATGTTTTTGAACCAATTGAATCGTATTCAACAATTGACTTAACCCTTCCAAAGCATAATATTCACTTTGTACAGGAATTAAAATCGAATCAGCTGCTGTAAAAGCATTAATCGTTAGGTGCCCTAATGAAGGAGGACAATCGATAATCAAGTAATCATAATCCTCTTTTATTTCATCAATAGCTTTTTTCATTCGTCGTTCACGTTGAGGAAGATTAGTTAATTCAACTTCTGCCCCTGCGAGTTGAATAGTGGCTGGAACTAGGTCAAGATTTTCCCGTGTTGTTTTTTGAATGGTGGTTCGAATAGGCACCTCATTCACCAAAACATCATAAATATCCACTTCTACACTTGCTTTAGAAATGCCTAGCCCACTCGTCGCATTTCCTTGAGCGTCACTATCTACTAATAAGACATGTTTTCCTTCATATGCTAATGCAGCCGCCAAATTTACAGCCGTGGTCGTCTTCCCAACACCACCTTTTTGATTCGCAATGGCAATTACATTCCCCATGCTTCTTCCTCCTCTGTCAATCTTTCTCATGAAAAAAGGGCGAAATGCGATTCGCCCTTTACGCATTTCTTCCAAACTCACTCTGTGAACTCTTCGCTTCTTATTTTTATGTCCTTCTTATTGTATCAAAAAAGCATCCTTCGTGCTTAAAATTTCGCAAGAATTCTGTTTGATTAGAACCTTCTTTTTTATTTAGAAGGATTGAATAGGTTTCTTTTGAGGTAAGCTGGCCTTACGTGGATATTTTTTAGGAGTTACTTTACGTTTTTGAATACATAAAAGATGCCTTTCTCCTACTTCCTCTGGCAATTCAAAAGCAATATCTTCGGCAAATTTTCCACCTAAAGTCGCAATAGCTGGTTTAGCGGATTGAATTTCTTCATCAGCTTTAGCAGCCTTCATTGCCACAAACTGCCCCCCAACTTTTGCGAAAGGTAGGCAATATTCTGCCAATACTTCCAAACGAGCCACAGCCCTAGCAGTTACAAAATCATAACATTCGCGATGATTGACATCTTGTCCAAAATCTTCTGCACGCCCATGGAAAACTTGCACATGTTGAAGGCCTAAATTTTCTTTAACTGTCTCCAAGAAGTGAATACGTTTCTTCAAACTATCGACTATTGTTACTTCAAGATGAGGAAAGGCAATTTTTAGTGGAATACTTGGAAAACCTGCTCCCGCTCCAACATCCATAAGCTTTAGACTTTCTTTTGTTATATCTACATAAAATGCCAAACTCAGAGAATCATAAAAATGTTTAAGATAAACTTCCTCTTCTTCTGTAATGGCCGTTAAATTCATTTTCTGATTCCATTCAACCAACAAGTGATAATATTGATCAAATTGAGTCACTTGCTCTTGAGATAAATGAATCTCGTGAAGCGCTAAAGCTTGTATAAATTCCTTTTGATTCATTCTTTCTCCTTCCTATTTACACAACTTTTTCGATTTGATTATAGCATATAAAATCTAAGCAGAGAATATCTGCACTTTTCGTAAGTAGACAAACCTCTCTTTGGCGCTTAAAATAAAAAAGGAAAATCATATTCGCTATAAAATATATAGAAAGGAACGTGGCTTGTGTCTTGGACTTACTTCGGAGATTTGTTTATCTTTATGATGGAAAGAGTTGGATTGATCGTGTTACTCGCTGTCCTATTAGTTCAAACTCCTTATTTTAAAAATCTTCTGTCTCAACAAAATAATCGAAGAAAAATTATTCCTCTAGTGATTGTATTTGGATTATTCGCTATCTTATCCAATCTTACCGGTATCAAAATTACCCCCAATAACATTGAAACTTCAGGTTTGCTCACTCACATTAAACCGACAACATCTATTGCGAATACGCGTTCATTAGCTATCTCAGTTTCTGGATTTGTAGGAGGGCCAATCGTTGGAGGATTTGTGGGGATTATCGCCGGCCTCCATAGAGTTTTTCAAGGAAATGGTGGGGGATTATTTTACTGTTTTTCTTCCCCAATTATCGGCTGTTTAGCAGGACTTTCAAGCAAATATTTAAAACATCCCGGATCATTGATTAACCCAAATCGTGGTTTTATCGCAGCTGCTATTTTGGAAGGCATTCAACTTCTGTTTATTGCTATTTTTACACCAGATGGACTGAACCTTATTCGAATTATTGCCCTTCCTATGTTAATTTTAAACAGCGTAGGGACTTTTATCTTTATTTCGACCATTCATAATACCCTTACCCAAGAAGAACAGGCCCGCGCTATACAAACTCATGATGTACTCTCCCTAGCAACTAAAACTCTACCACTTCTAAGAACAGGTTT includes the following:
- a CDS encoding ParB/RepB/Spo0J family partition protein — translated: MTNKKMRGLGKGIGALFPSDSPLLQKDSVSEEASNLSNSSNQSIETEIKNSFEEKKEVASNDQKVSSLLLAEIRPNPYQPRTHFDQESLKELADSITQQGVLQPIIVRRSAIKGYEIIAGERRYRASKLAGLETIPSIICDMTDEQMIETAIIENLQREDLTPLEEAHAYKNLMSALHLTQAEAAQRLGKSRAHVANYVRLLDLSEEVKNYLQKGQLSMGQARTLLGVKNAKEQVKLAHKVVNEGITVRQLEKLVQNLNEPVQAAPKVKMIKEEKPKYLLIGEEHLMDKFGTNVQIKPKGQAGRIEIEYLSQEDLTRILDLLDIRFED
- a CDS encoding ParA family protein; the protein is MGNVIAIANQKGGVGKTTTAVNLAAALAYEGKHVLLVDSDAQGNATSGLGISKASVEVDIYDVLVNEVPIRTTIQKTTRENLDLVPATIQLAGAEVELTNLPQRERRMKKAIDEIKEDYDYLIIDCPPSLGHLTINAFTAADSILIPVQSEYYALEGLSQLLNTIQLVQKHFNSSLKIEGVLMTMFDARTNLSNEVVGEVKKYFGDKVYETLIPRNVRLSEAPSYGLSIIDYDMSSRGAKVYLQLAKEVLENDQ
- the rsmG gene encoding 16S rRNA (guanine(527)-N(7))-methyltransferase RsmG, which translates into the protein MNQKEFIQALALHEIHLSQEQVTQFDQYYHLLVEWNQKMNLTAITEEEEVYLKHFYDSLSLAFYVDITKESLKLMDVGAGAGFPSIPLKIAFPHLEVTIVDSLKKRIHFLETVKENLGLQHVQVFHGRAEDFGQDVNHRECYDFVTARAVARLEVLAEYCLPFAKVGGQFVAMKAAKADEEIQSAKPAIATLGGKFAEDIAFELPEEVGERHLLCIQKRKVTPKKYPRKASLPQKKPIQSF